One genomic segment of Laspinema palackyanum D2c includes these proteins:
- the polA gene encoding DNA polymerase I has translation MSFSGNSLVSATSPTFILVDGHSLAFRSYYALAKSRDGGLSTSTGIPTSVSFGFLKSLIEVMAVQDPQYLAVAFDLGLPTFRHEADDTYKSDRAETPEDFITDLKYLQELLTALNLQIVTAPGYEADDVLGTLATRASEAGFQVKILTGDRDLFQLVDAEKQISVLYLGRDAFRLSGGAKSQEFGPEQVQEKMGIPPELVVDYKALCGDTSDNIPGVKGIGDKTAIKLLTTYGSLDKIYEAIADIKGANRKKLEEGKDEAYHSQHLARIVVDVPLELELEQCQLRGFDETAVIPQLEQLEFKSFLPKIKQLQQRFGGVSLAETQEVYKTETQSVQTTHSSHDDETSFWTAEETEAATKLAPSPINPAIIDTPDKLEELVNRLKTYTDSAHPVAWDTETTDLEPRDSKLVGIGCCWGSGEGDLAYIPIGHKIGQNLPLNQVLEALRPILESIDYPKALHNAKFDRLVLRCQGIQLAGVVFDTLLASYLINPETTHNLTDVSSRYLEVTAESYKNLDLTKGQTIADLAIPKAAQYCGLDVFTTYQLVGKLQGELADKSKLHQLLLEVEQPLEPVLAEMEYTGIRINSDYLGTFSQQLEEQLQEIETKAYEAAGEEFNLGSPKQLSYILFEKLDLPISKSRKTKTGYSTDAAVLERLQGEHPLVDLIIENRTLAKLKSTYVDALPKMVRQDTQRVHTDFNQTATATGRLSSSNPNLQNIPIKTEFSRQIRSAFLPERGWLLVSADYSQIELRILAHLSQEPVLIEAYQNNRDVHTVTAQLLFEKETVTAEERRMGKTINFGVIYGMGSVRFARAIGKTSQEGKLFIQRFYERYGKVFECLNGLQKQAIAQGYVETILGRRRYFDFQGESLNQLKGTAWEAIDLDKLNKKMGMQDSQNLRAAANAPIQGSSADIIKVAMVKMHEVLKDYQARLLLQVHDELVFEIPGDEWEELQPKIKSTMELAVPLSVPLMVDIHAGENWMEAK, from the coding sequence ATGTCTTTTTCTGGTAACTCCCTCGTGTCTGCAACTTCTCCTACGTTTATCCTGGTTGATGGTCATTCTTTGGCTTTTCGCTCTTATTATGCGTTAGCAAAAAGTCGCGATGGGGGTTTGAGTACCTCAACCGGCATTCCCACGAGTGTCTCGTTTGGGTTTCTTAAGTCGCTGATTGAGGTGATGGCAGTCCAGGACCCGCAATATTTGGCAGTCGCCTTTGATTTGGGTTTGCCGACGTTTCGTCATGAAGCGGATGATACCTATAAGAGCGATCGGGCAGAAACTCCAGAAGATTTTATTACAGACCTTAAATATTTACAAGAATTACTCACGGCGCTGAATCTGCAAATTGTGACAGCGCCGGGGTATGAAGCGGATGATGTGTTAGGAACTCTGGCGACTCGGGCAAGTGAGGCGGGGTTTCAGGTGAAGATTTTAACGGGCGATCGCGATTTATTTCAGCTTGTAGATGCTGAAAAACAAATCAGTGTGCTCTATTTAGGTCGCGATGCGTTCCGTCTTTCGGGTGGGGCTAAATCCCAGGAATTTGGACCGGAACAGGTGCAAGAAAAGATGGGAATTCCGCCGGAATTGGTGGTGGATTATAAAGCCCTTTGTGGGGATACTTCGGATAATATTCCCGGGGTGAAAGGGATTGGCGATAAGACGGCGATTAAGTTACTGACGACTTATGGCAGTTTGGACAAAATTTACGAGGCGATCGCCGATATTAAAGGAGCGAATCGCAAAAAATTAGAGGAAGGAAAAGACGAAGCCTATCACTCCCAACATTTAGCCAGAATTGTGGTCGATGTTCCCTTAGAACTGGAATTAGAGCAATGCCAATTACGCGGATTTGATGAAACTGCCGTAATCCCCCAGCTAGAACAACTGGAATTTAAGTCATTTCTCCCTAAAATCAAGCAATTACAGCAACGGTTTGGGGGAGTATCCTTAGCCGAAACTCAGGAAGTCTATAAAACTGAAACCCAGTCCGTCCAAACAACTCATTCATCTCATGATGATGAGACCTCTTTTTGGACCGCAGAAGAAACGGAAGCGGCTACAAAATTAGCTCCCTCGCCGATTAATCCAGCCATTATTGATACTCCTGATAAGCTGGAAGAATTAGTTAATCGGCTGAAAACTTACACCGATTCAGCTCATCCTGTGGCATGGGATACGGAGACTACAGATTTAGAACCCCGAGACTCAAAATTAGTGGGAATTGGCTGTTGTTGGGGAAGTGGCGAGGGGGATTTAGCCTATATTCCGATTGGACATAAAATTGGGCAAAATTTGCCTTTAAATCAGGTATTAGAGGCATTGCGTCCTATTTTAGAAAGTATTGACTATCCCAAAGCTTTGCATAATGCCAAGTTTGACCGTCTGGTGTTGCGCTGTCAGGGAATTCAACTGGCGGGGGTGGTATTTGATACGCTGCTGGCGAGTTATTTAATTAATCCGGAAACAACGCATAATCTCACCGATGTGTCAAGTCGATATTTAGAGGTTACCGCAGAAAGTTATAAAAATTTAGACTTGACAAAAGGCCAAACCATCGCGGATTTAGCCATTCCCAAAGCGGCCCAATATTGCGGATTAGATGTGTTTACCACCTATCAGCTAGTCGGAAAACTGCAAGGGGAACTGGCGGATAAATCTAAATTGCATCAACTACTGCTAGAGGTGGAACAACCCCTGGAACCTGTATTAGCAGAGATGGAATATACGGGAATTAGAATTAATAGCGACTATTTAGGGACTTTCTCCCAGCAGTTAGAGGAACAGTTGCAGGAAATAGAAACCAAAGCGTATGAAGCAGCGGGGGAAGAATTTAATTTAGGGTCTCCGAAACAACTGAGTTATATTTTGTTTGAAAAATTGGATTTGCCGATTAGTAAATCTCGCAAAACCAAGACGGGTTACTCGACGGATGCGGCAGTGTTGGAACGACTGCAAGGGGAACATCCCCTGGTGGATTTAATTATCGAAAATCGCACCTTAGCGAAATTAAAATCAACCTATGTTGATGCACTCCCCAAGATGGTGCGGCAAGATACCCAGCGGGTGCATACGGATTTTAATCAAACGGCAACGGCAACGGGACGATTGTCTTCTTCTAATCCAAATTTGCAAAATATTCCGATTAAAACGGAGTTTTCCCGCCAAATTCGTTCGGCGTTTTTGCCGGAACGTGGATGGTTATTAGTATCCGCAGATTATTCTCAGATTGAGTTACGGATTTTGGCGCATTTGAGTCAAGAACCTGTGTTGATTGAGGCGTATCAGAATAACCGAGATGTGCATACGGTGACGGCGCAACTGCTGTTTGAAAAGGAGACGGTAACGGCAGAAGAAAGGCGGATGGGGAAAACGATTAATTTTGGGGTGATTTATGGGATGGGTTCGGTCCGGTTTGCGCGGGCGATCGGCAAAACTTCTCAGGAAGGGAAGCTATTTATCCAGCGGTTTTATGAACGCTATGGCAAGGTTTTTGAATGTTTGAATGGGTTGCAGAAGCAGGCGATCGCCCAAGGGTATGTGGAAACAATTTTAGGGCGGCGTCGATATTTTGACTTCCAAGGAGAGAGTCTCAATCAACTCAAAGGAACTGCTTGGGAAGCGATTGATTTAGACAAGCTGAATAAGAAGATGGGGATGCAAGATTCGCAGAATTTACGGGCGGCTGCTAATGCCCCAATTCAAGGGTCAAGTGCAGATATTATCAAGGTGGCAATGGTGAAAATGCACGAGGTTTTAAAGGACTATCAAGCGAGGTTATTGCTGCAAGTGCATGATGAATTAGTGTTTGAAATTCCTGGGGATGAATGGGAGGAGTTGCAGCCGAAAATTAAGTCCACAATGGAATTGGCAGTTCCGCTTTCGGTTCCGTTAATGGTGGATATTCATGCGGGGGAGAATTGGATGGAAGCGAAGTAA
- a CDS encoding exosortase-dependent surface protein XDP2, with protein sequence MHTKFSLSICLGIIAGSMGMAASAQAFSFTTNFTEDLNGHDAARGNIWLNSVEFGGTTVSNFGLVNRADILYNDLWTGGNSGAGSADRGDLADGLIQELLTDEGAVTALGNRNLNNIIDGEDRGTFSMNVWFDKAVDNLFFWERGRNSAMEIQAIDELGNSIGNLLTINSLTWDYAGFDLNTVEIGGTQKVGSLGVSLADLGLSSAIAGVRVSAQGKALFNGPDWKVVGSAASVPEPGTVMGLGAIASGMLVSSRRKKAQQG encoded by the coding sequence ATGCATACTAAATTCAGTCTATCGATTTGTCTCGGGATCATCGCAGGTAGTATGGGGATGGCCGCATCCGCCCAAGCCTTTTCCTTCACCACCAATTTCACGGAGGATTTAAACGGCCACGATGCGGCTAGAGGGAACATCTGGCTGAATTCCGTGGAGTTCGGCGGGACCACCGTCAGCAATTTTGGCTTAGTGAATCGGGCGGATATTCTCTACAATGACCTCTGGACTGGAGGCAATAGCGGGGCTGGTAGTGCAGACAGGGGTGACTTAGCCGATGGGCTAATTCAGGAACTGCTCACTGACGAAGGAGCAGTGACGGCTTTGGGAAACCGCAACCTCAATAATATTATCGACGGAGAAGACCGTGGGACCTTTTCGATGAATGTTTGGTTTGATAAGGCTGTCGATAATTTATTTTTCTGGGAACGGGGTCGCAACAGTGCGATGGAGATTCAGGCGATTGATGAACTGGGCAACAGTATTGGTAACCTCCTGACAATCAACTCGCTCACCTGGGATTATGCGGGATTTGACCTCAATACGGTGGAAATCGGTGGTACTCAAAAAGTGGGGTCCCTGGGGGTATCTCTGGCTGATTTAGGACTCTCTTCGGCAATTGCTGGGGTTCGCGTCAGTGCTCAGGGAAAGGCATTGTTTAATGGACCTGACTGGAAAGTGGTCGGTTCAGCAGCATCGGTCCCGGAACCGGGTACGGTGATGGGTTTAGGGGCGATCGCCTCGGGAATGTTGGTTTCGAGCCGTCGCAAGAAGGCGCAACAAGGCTAA
- a CDS encoding pentapeptide repeat-containing protein, with protein sequence MQDNSQNFFRVPPELPNRDPVSSESQSPNFLTPDLRNKDLIGASLRGSYLRDAQLSGANLSEAILCYADLIGADLKGANLSGADLSDANLNLANLSESNLTGANFKGSLLVGTDLSEADLRGANLKGANLIGAKLAEANLSGANLSGTDLSEADLRGTILQKAVYDLRTRFCEGLDPQTTGAYLIGADVVLPGANLSGVDLTGFNLRRADLRGANLRYAKLIGANLEGANLFRANLSGANLAGVNFKGTNLQKAVYDLKTIVSEGIDLSLAGAYWIAPNVSLSEVNLVGVDLSGADLRGATLSSANLSEADMTGTDLSRANLRKAYLADANMKGSDLRGADLIGASLNKVNLTQADLREADLTRADLRGANLKWADLREADLTGASLNQVNLAEADLRGVDLTRADLRGANLSGADLREADLTKANLHWANLDGANLTDVDVSTIVQ encoded by the coding sequence ATGCAAGACAATAGCCAAAATTTCTTTCGCGTCCCACCAGAATTACCCAATCGAGATCCCGTGAGTTCGGAAAGCCAAAGCCCAAACTTTCTGACCCCGGATTTAAGGAACAAAGACCTGATTGGGGCATCTTTGCGGGGTTCCTACCTGCGAGATGCCCAACTCAGTGGCGCTAACTTAAGCGAAGCGATTCTTTGTTATGCCGACTTGATTGGAGCCGATTTAAAAGGGGCAAACCTCAGTGGAGCAGACTTGAGTGATGCCAATTTAAACTTAGCAAATCTCAGCGAGAGCAATTTAACGGGGGCTAACTTCAAAGGGTCACTGTTAGTGGGCACTGATCTGAGTGAGGCGGATTTGCGCGGTGCCAATCTCAAGGGCGCTAATTTAATTGGGGCCAAACTGGCAGAAGCGAATCTCAGTGGTGCCAACCTCAGCGGAACAGATTTGAGTGAAGCGGATCTGCGCGGGACGATTCTGCAAAAGGCGGTTTATGACTTAAGAACCCGGTTCTGTGAGGGTCTCGACCCCCAGACAACCGGCGCTTACTTAATTGGAGCAGATGTTGTCCTCCCGGGAGCTAATCTGAGTGGGGTAGATTTGACGGGATTTAACCTCAGACGCGCGGATCTCAGGGGGGCAAATTTGCGCTATGCCAAGTTAATCGGGGCGAATTTAGAGGGGGCGAATCTATTTCGGGCAAATTTGAGTGGTGCTAATCTCGCCGGGGTCAATTTTAAAGGGACGAACCTGCAAAAGGCGGTTTACGATTTAAAAACCATCGTCAGCGAAGGGATTGACTTGAGTTTGGCAGGAGCCTACTGGATTGCGCCGAATGTCTCCTTGTCGGAAGTGAATCTGGTAGGGGTGGACCTGAGTGGGGCGGATTTAAGAGGGGCAACGTTAAGTAGTGCCAATTTAAGCGAAGCGGATATGACGGGCACGGATTTGTCCCGGGCGAACCTCAGAAAAGCCTATTTAGCCGACGCGAATATGAAAGGGTCGGATCTGCGCGGTGCCGATCTGATTGGGGCGAGTTTAAATAAGGTGAATTTGACTCAGGCGGATTTGCGCGAGGCGGATTTAACTCGGGCGGATTTGCGTGGGGCTAATTTAAAATGGGCGGATTTGCGAGAAGCGGATTTAACCGGGGCAAGTTTAAATCAGGTCAATTTGGCTGAGGCAGATTTGCGGGGGGTGGATTTAACCCGAGCAGATTTGCGCGGGGCCAATTTAAGTGGGGCGGATTTAAGAGAGGCGGATTTGACGAAGGCTAATTTACATTGGGCGAATCTGGATGGTGCCAATCTCACCGATGTGGATGTCAGTACGATTGTTCAATAA
- a CDS encoding glutathione S-transferase family protein gives MLKLYGGARSRASIVQWYLEELGVPYEFVLLDMQSGEHLQPEYLKINPVGKVPAIVDGDFQLWESGAILVYLAQKYGNAGKSPEEQATLIQWVLFANATFSPGIFIESNRDRELARLMKPLNQIFTTHPFLLGQEFTVADVAVGSMLAYSQMMLKLDLGEYPAVLEYINRIGDRPAFQKTIAPRAQ, from the coding sequence GTGTTAAAACTGTATGGCGGTGCGCGTTCTCGGGCATCCATTGTCCAGTGGTATCTGGAAGAACTGGGGGTTCCCTATGAATTTGTGTTGTTAGATATGCAGTCCGGGGAACACTTACAGCCGGAGTACCTGAAGATTAACCCCGTGGGAAAAGTCCCGGCGATCGTTGATGGAGACTTTCAACTCTGGGAATCTGGGGCCATTTTGGTGTACTTGGCCCAAAAGTATGGCAATGCCGGGAAGTCCCCAGAAGAACAAGCGACCCTGATCCAGTGGGTGCTGTTTGCCAATGCCACATTTAGTCCCGGAATTTTTATCGAATCCAACCGCGATCGCGAATTGGCTCGATTAATGAAACCCCTCAATCAAATTTTCACCACCCATCCCTTTTTGTTGGGTCAAGAGTTTACCGTCGCCGATGTGGCCGTCGGTTCGATGTTAGCCTACAGCCAAATGATGCTCAAGCTAGATCTGGGCGAATATCCAGCAGTGCTTGAGTACATCAACCGCATCGGCGATCGACCAGCGTTTCAGAAAACTATCGCTCCCCGCGCTCAGTAG
- a CDS encoding photosystem II reaction center protein K: protein MEAALLLAKLPEAYSIFDPLVDVLPIIPVFFLLLAFVWQAAVGFR from the coding sequence ATGGAAGCAGCACTACTACTGGCAAAACTACCAGAAGCCTACTCGATTTTCGATCCCCTGGTAGATGTTTTGCCGATTATCCCCGTGTTTTTCTTGTTGCTGGCTTTCGTGTGGCAAGCAGCGGTCGGTTTCAGATAA
- the tgt gene encoding tRNA guanosine(34) transglycosylase Tgt, whose product MGRDFTFHCQGKCSHTHARAGVWMTPHGPVETPIFMPVGTLATVKTVTPAQLEATGAQMILANTYHLHLQPGEDIVAAAGGLHRFMVWDGPILTDSGGFQVFSLSELRTITEKGVTFRSPRDGRKIEITPERSIQIQNKLGADVIMAFDECPPYPASREAVELATARTYRWLERCIEAHTRSDQALFGIVQGGVYIDLRLQAVEALTQLDLPGYAIGGVSVGEPGETISEIVRATAPKLPVEKPRYLMGVGTYREMAQAIASGVDLFDCVIPTRWARHGAVMVQGERWNIKNAQFREDFTPLDETCSCYTCQNFSRAYLNHLWKAGEILAYTLLSIHNLTELIRFTKRIRESILSDRFTTDFAHWLEPTP is encoded by the coding sequence TTGGGTCGCGATTTTACGTTTCACTGTCAGGGTAAATGCAGCCACACTCACGCCCGGGCGGGGGTCTGGATGACGCCTCACGGCCCGGTAGAAACGCCCATCTTTATGCCCGTGGGAACCTTAGCTACCGTGAAGACCGTTACCCCGGCCCAGTTAGAGGCAACGGGCGCTCAGATGATTTTGGCGAATACCTATCACCTGCACCTCCAACCGGGAGAGGATATTGTCGCTGCAGCGGGAGGGTTACACCGCTTTATGGTGTGGGATGGCCCAATTCTGACCGATTCGGGCGGGTTCCAAGTTTTTAGTTTAAGTGAACTGCGGACCATTACTGAAAAAGGGGTGACCTTTCGATCGCCTCGGGATGGACGCAAGATAGAAATCACGCCAGAACGTTCGATTCAAATTCAGAACAAACTGGGCGCTGATGTGATTATGGCCTTTGATGAATGTCCCCCCTATCCCGCATCCCGAGAAGCGGTAGAGTTGGCAACCGCCCGGACTTACCGCTGGTTGGAACGCTGTATCGAGGCTCATACTCGGTCGGATCAAGCCTTATTTGGGATTGTGCAAGGGGGAGTTTACATCGATTTACGGTTGCAAGCGGTCGAGGCCCTGACTCAGTTAGATTTACCGGGATATGCCATTGGCGGGGTCAGTGTGGGAGAACCGGGGGAAACTATCTCAGAAATTGTTAGGGCCACTGCGCCGAAACTGCCGGTGGAGAAACCGCGCTATTTGATGGGAGTGGGGACTTATCGAGAAATGGCCCAGGCGATCGCCTCCGGGGTCGATTTATTTGACTGCGTAATCCCCACAAGATGGGCGCGACATGGAGCTGTCATGGTCCAAGGGGAACGGTGGAATATTAAAAATGCTCAATTTCGGGAAGATTTTACCCCCCTAGATGAGACTTGTTCTTGTTACACCTGTCAAAATTTTTCGCGGGCGTACTTGAATCATTTGTGGAAAGCTGGGGAAATCCTGGCCTATACCTTACTCTCGATTCATAATCTCACGGAACTGATTCGGTTTACCAAGCGGATTCGGGAGTCCATTCTGAGCGATCGCTTTACCACAGACTTTGCTCACTGGTTGGAACCGACACCCTAG
- the cobS gene encoding adenosylcobinamide-GDP ribazoletransferase, with protein sequence MRDNRRVRRVVEFVQTKVARMRTLGSGLAAAIAFYTCLPVPLSWTLEFRGIARYAPFVGVAIGAMLGLLDVLLQALAMPGLTRSTLVIVAWIGITGGLHLDGAIDTGDGLAVQEPHRRLEVMADSVTGAYGVMAAVALIALKVAALSDLGANRAVVLMAAAGWGRWGQLVAIARYPYLKVSGKGAIHQDSMGSPWDLLPGFLFLVALSGVQLLLDGNSWILAAGMVTGGSAVAILTGAWFNHKLGGHTGDTYGAVVEWTEALLLCLLAGL encoded by the coding sequence ATGAGGGATAATCGCCGGGTGAGACGGGTCGTTGAGTTTGTGCAGACAAAAGTAGCCCGAATGAGAACTCTCGGTTCGGGATTGGCAGCAGCGATCGCCTTCTATACCTGTTTGCCGGTTCCGCTAAGTTGGACCTTAGAGTTTCGCGGGATTGCTCGGTATGCGCCTTTTGTCGGCGTGGCGATCGGGGCGATGCTGGGCCTGTTGGATGTCCTGTTACAGGCATTAGCCATGCCAGGACTGACGCGCAGCACCCTGGTGATTGTGGCCTGGATTGGGATTACCGGCGGATTGCATCTGGATGGGGCGATCGATACCGGGGATGGGTTGGCGGTGCAAGAACCCCATCGCCGCTTAGAAGTAATGGCCGATAGTGTTACCGGCGCTTATGGCGTGATGGCAGCGGTTGCCCTGATTGCCCTGAAAGTGGCTGCCTTGAGTGATTTAGGGGCAAATCGGGCCGTGGTTTTAATGGCTGCTGCCGGTTGGGGACGGTGGGGACAATTAGTGGCGATCGCCCGTTATCCCTATTTAAAAGTTTCAGGCAAAGGAGCCATTCACCAGGATTCTATGGGGTCTCCCTGGGATTTACTCCCTGGTTTTTTGTTTTTGGTCGCCTTGAGTGGGGTGCAACTGTTGCTTGATGGCAATTCCTGGATTTTAGCCGCAGGAATGGTCACCGGCGGCAGCGCAGTCGCCATCCTCACCGGGGCCTGGTTTAATCACAAACTCGGGGGCCATACCGGCGATACTTACGGTGCCGTGGTGGAATGGACGGAAGCCCTCTTACTCTGTCTGTTAGCGGGATTATAA
- a CDS encoding CAAD domain-containing protein — translation MNPQTETKAISREKSAQLADEAEQLRIEINATEAGALAPFSPVTQEPSRFEEIVDSVTAILGDLPLYVTSFVSEYQRPIVTVGLFLSALVTVRVILAMVDAVNDIPLLAPFFEFVGIGYSAWFVYRYLLRASNRRELVQDISTLKDQVVGHHSS, via the coding sequence ATGAATCCTCAAACTGAAACCAAAGCAATCTCCCGGGAAAAATCTGCCCAGTTAGCTGATGAAGCCGAGCAACTTAGAATCGAGATCAACGCCACAGAAGCTGGTGCTTTGGCTCCTTTCTCTCCGGTTACTCAAGAACCGAGTCGATTCGAGGAAATCGTCGATAGCGTCACGGCAATCTTAGGGGATCTCCCGCTCTATGTCACCAGTTTTGTCAGCGAGTACCAACGACCCATTGTCACCGTCGGACTGTTTTTGTCTGCACTGGTGACCGTCAGAGTGATCCTCGCGATGGTGGATGCCGTGAATGATATTCCCCTACTTGCGCCGTTTTTTGAATTTGTCGGAATCGGATACTCGGCTTGGTTTGTCTATCGCTATTTACTCCGCGCCTCTAATCGTCGGGAGTTAGTCCAGGATATTTCTACCCTCAAAGACCAAGTGGTCGGTCACCATTCTTCATAG
- the aroA gene encoding 3-phosphoshikimate 1-carboxyvinyltransferase, whose translation MPSSIVNVRITESQQQLTIDRPAQGLSVQGRIRVPGDKSISHRALMLGAIAKGETTIEGLLLGEDPRSTARCFQALGAEISPLNEQRVRVRGVGVGELVEPTDILDAGNSGTTMRLMLGILASHPDRFFTVTGDKSLRSRPMSRVVQPLQQMGAQIWGRNGGSLAPLAVQGQSLRPIHYHSPIASAQVKSCILLAALMAEGTTTITEPAVSRDHSERMLKAFGAEITTDPDTKSVMITGPAQLQGQSVIVPGDISSAAFWIVAAAIVPDSDLTIENVGINPTRTGILEALEMMDADIQLENERIVAGEPVADIRVRHSQLKGCSIGGDIIPRLIDEIPILAVAAIFAQGQTVISDAAELRVKESDRLAVTATVLNQMGAKITELPDGLEITGGTPLRGTDVESYDDHRIAMSLAIAALNASGTTTIHHAEAAAISYPDFTATLRQVCEEC comes from the coding sequence ATGCCCAGTTCGATAGTAAATGTAAGAATTACGGAATCTCAGCAACAATTAACCATTGATAGACCGGCTCAGGGTTTATCCGTCCAAGGACGGATCCGAGTGCCGGGGGATAAGTCAATTTCCCACCGGGCTTTGATGTTAGGGGCGATCGCCAAGGGTGAAACCACGATTGAGGGACTGCTATTGGGAGAAGACCCTCGGAGTACCGCCCGATGCTTTCAGGCATTGGGGGCTGAAATTTCCCCCCTGAATGAACAACGGGTGCGGGTGCGTGGTGTCGGGGTCGGAGAATTAGTGGAACCGACGGATATATTAGATGCGGGAAATTCTGGGACGACGATGCGATTAATGCTGGGCATCCTTGCCAGTCATCCCGACCGATTTTTTACCGTAACTGGAGATAAATCTCTGCGATCGCGCCCTATGTCTCGGGTGGTTCAGCCTTTACAACAAATGGGCGCTCAAATCTGGGGTCGCAATGGCGGTTCGCTGGCCCCTCTAGCCGTTCAAGGTCAATCCTTACGGCCCATTCATTATCACTCACCGATCGCCTCGGCTCAGGTTAAGTCTTGTATCTTACTTGCAGCTTTGATGGCAGAGGGAACGACTACCATCACGGAACCAGCGGTGTCTCGGGACCATAGTGAACGGATGCTCAAGGCCTTTGGGGCAGAAATTACCACGGATCCCGACACGAAAAGTGTGATGATCACGGGACCTGCTCAACTTCAGGGTCAATCGGTGATTGTGCCTGGAGATATCAGTTCTGCGGCATTCTGGATTGTGGCAGCGGCGATCGTGCCGGATTCAGACTTGACCATTGAAAATGTCGGGATCAATCCGACAAGGACGGGGATTTTAGAGGCCCTGGAAATGATGGATGCAGATATTCAATTAGAAAATGAGCGGATAGTTGCGGGGGAACCCGTGGCGGATATCCGGGTGCGTCATTCTCAACTGAAGGGTTGCAGCATTGGCGGGGATATCATTCCCAGACTGATTGATGAGATTCCGATTTTGGCAGTGGCAGCAATTTTTGCTCAGGGTCAGACGGTGATTTCCGATGCAGCAGAATTGCGAGTGAAAGAGAGCGATCGCCTTGCGGTGACGGCCACGGTACTCAATCAGATGGGGGCAAAAATCACCGAGTTGCCTGATGGGTTGGAAATTACTGGCGGAACGCCCTTAAGAGGCACTGATGTAGAGAGTTATGACGATCATCGGATTGCCATGAGCTTGGCGATCGCTGCCTTGAATGCCAGCGGAACAACCACGATTCACCATGCTGAAGCTGCCGCTATTTCTTACCCAGATTTTACAGCGACTTTGCGACAAGTTTGCGAAGAATGCTAA